The following proteins are co-located in the Larimichthys crocea isolate SSNF chromosome XXIV, L_crocea_2.0, whole genome shotgun sequence genome:
- the zfyve26 gene encoding zinc finger FYVE domain-containing protein 26 isoform X2 translates to MHPFGCESQTSLQDLFEYFKRCLQHGEWELANACVPQLVNSTGGGLSEKLRDIIKAIVCQPYSLKWESVGSPHRLAWFWLQVLEKWTEEQVPPHIRRELEFLLLLEELWSEGIPDTVLKELHKTFLDTQTEQKAPERTTDASVESCLRTLLEKKKPRLAQSLAQFLQDQSCSQDHTLQHTFIQHLMKRLGKPERRFDKVEEWVEEIYAVLSVMPWSSRRSDGQLEALCEVLWVARDGPLKEERILSSLLRPRCNALVTAYCSTALRLQRDHLLRSAPDTQVDLPEAEKLALSLCCHKDRPSIWKTIYFECLSSGKHFLEQVLVTALDLIKHEEFAQLRDLLKLEFQPLSRLLLLLGWTQCRSLSSAQTLLSILHREQAAASDSVLQDFANLLSSQLGILEWCKNNNTGISMEALLAQLHTLDNHSALYILHSLTPLAQFEERRILDLLQQLPNSPGTDTEAARPLSPTVQRNIVLFQGFCAMKYAIYALCVNAHKYSNCTECESMQQRQHHQPSEAEMDQNQTSTSSDGCHSLFQHYLSECQLYLQAVPAMFRLELLENIFSLLFVSTTDFAQQIQKDTNSNLTTGGGATMSECASDTANTNVELGTKAKTDETEHSRTEDQKQRSSSTTAAHRSHHLDLGHFIQGCRGFLVNVTTMEGFLKLLKEELDGMSVVGQQEGQEAGRALPPEAEVAENIGCSVTAETFGARLQRLSKRNAEAQWRLQIITSNQGGGSGSESPRPMSAVNYPVTILGHSKSSSLRRRKRPGRPAMDRQTSMEKHKGEVSTSASDGGGVTAASSVEMEVCPCGGPHSWLVPAMLSSPESLLMSCIRRGNFMEAHQVSLVFDLGASACCGELVFMERYKEVLVELGQVEQKMESQSMSSSSSSSEGLVTAAVSGAGRTRLGSSGRSTLQAIGSAAAAGVAFYSISDIADRLLSTPAHPMPSLEEDYWLSRCASDPSGLIYTLLEELSPAAMAAFDLACCHCQLWKTSRQLLDTAERRLNSSLEARGVRADPKVPHSEGICGFPMILQQINKILNHSTTNKGSAKTEAVGEDQVFASPFGCCIQEVLLCCHPSLSEECIAARLGLAQRLESPLHILSTATDGTEGSVGSALLALLVEQASLKQPELDAHPVRSSMKQLLRSLDQLCPFEPDRDLVRPDYVRSFLDYINTLVSVLVRSLGSEDQSSEVKLGNPLLVLLQAPFQLLSHLLFDRQVSPDKVLSLLQQEELRLSVQQVIVRRCCESLPVWTSCPGEARDSSQTKKDDGVFGVASLSVLLQQHAQEHMPTLAIAEPQSDASSDSESSVEDHSATPTNLSTSPTNLSTSPPSHSSSSSSLNSFLLTPSALSFLKARSPLLATLACLSACKGEAARTQSSGWSGYFRSGRKEVVLDGEQISREADNLLKEFPILRAYLHTMVEPVLGTLLSEGEEGSAGLGAVVCGKPLVSLLLSGPQEEVAQAVAAEAFQKALTSGDLGRALSLLELYGQGCSQEGALRDRLLACAALEDGGEGIGQLFRVQDANLRAHVALQALERWPLSACLELLEFCLNDPSTEASLRTDLDLKKKELDLYRWMLTLHPPLPWSTWQELRTESKTNSESMLSMMLEAKEFALCAQWVELYPVSDQLRLQLKTEHLLHLLEKGQTDEAFELLEGLSDFAVGLDVCERALDRRPGLAACHFLADYLTLHFQRQVSPARRRHIHALHLGSKVLLTLPAASRQDYFPLLSEPLLMLEQLLMNLKVDWADVGVRTLRSLLVGQEAGFSAEDTDKLLADYACKALDFSCAPRERSRSDSVISLQDTLLQCPAQDSYSVLSSRIDSPTSSAGSTPTRTRSSSSTDRERDRSSAGRKRRSSAKFQPPDQPPARKDWVPDTQQHVCMVCQRERFTMFNRRHHCRRCGRLVCNACSEHKMLVEGCPGEEVRVCDQCYAYFHPDSDDELEPAEGKLVAGSPVVTEEALDGMLHLPEVVQRPIQLSTNPAENQLLRSEFYYEQAPSAFLCVAILSLHSDQTACGHQLISHCRSLSRKLTNPEVDACLLTDIMRRLLFSAKLMFVKVGRSQDLALCDSYISKVDVLKILVSANYKYIPSLDDILETSAVTRLRNQLLEAEHYQLAVEVSTKSGLDPGGVWQAWGMASLKAGNLSGAREKFARCLKAPVDRNHLNMGPLLLQEVVQNLETYVHFTVATSFEEDILASLRELEDVLCEAGPVDRPEGQTQTSSLHQECLFYLNTYGTHLALISFYMRHDCMTEALTYLLNKDCPDEVFLEGVLQPSLERGCLGTLQVILEKLDPGLESCSRYLIASCQFLQRRGYYHTLYQLQQFMMDHVRAAMTCIRFFTHGASSYLQLGDQQSWLVKAKEHLRTYLQEQQGRGGGRRKSQVNSFRKMMSSNDVSRHMNTIELQLEVTRFLSRCENAASSKTPQTSTPSSKSTGTSSLPTLFGGSPMKVEVACKVMLGGKNIEEGFGIAYRVIQDFQLQAQAVYVRAGQRLVRQRQHKAVRQLLKCVGESGTATKNDCDALILSCVSIADKGPADAKELESLILEIKSTESKIKAYLLCSKLRPAYLQAVKLEPSRAGPLVQDVLQAAEGTQDSVMQNICRQWLSEHHNKSSQQRQGRPNAR, encoded by the exons ATGCATCCCTTCGGCTGTGAGTCCCAGACCTCCCTCCAGGACCTGTTTGAGTACTTCAAGAGGTGCCTGCAGCACGGAGAGTGGGAGCTGGCCAACGCCTGCGTGCCACAGCTGGTTAACTCGACGGGAGGAGGACTTTCAGAGAAGCTACGAGACATAATCAAAGCTATTGTCTGCCAGCCTTACAGTTTGAA atgGGAGTCTGTGGGGAGTCCGCACAGACTGGCTTGGTTTTGGCTTCAGGTGTTGGAGAAATGGACAGAAGAGCAG GTTCCTCCTCACATCAGAAGAGAGCTGGAGTTCCTCCTGCTCCTCGAGGAGCTGTGGTCAGAGGGCATACCAGACACTGTTCTCAAg GAGTTGCACAAAACCTTCTTGGACACGCAGACTGAACAAAAGGCTCCAGAAAGGACAACAGATGCTTCTGTTGAGTCTTGCCTGCGAACCTTGTTGGAGAAAAAGAAGCCCAGACTGGCCCAGTCTTTAGCACAGTTCTTACAG GACCAGTCATGCTCACAGGACCACACTCTGCAGCACACGTTCATCCAACACCTGATGAAGCGACTGGGAAAACCGGAGAGGAGGTTCGACAAGGTGGAGGAGTGGGTGGAGGAGATATACGCCGTGCTGTCCGTGATGCCGTGGAGCTCTCGCAGGAGTGACGGGCAGCTGGAGGCGCTGTGTGAGGTGCTGTGGGTAGCCAGAGACGGGCCCCTGAAAGAGGAGCGCATCCTGAGCTCGCTGCTCCGCCCTCGGTGCAACGCTCTCGTCACTGCATACTGCTCCACCGCTCTGAGGCTTCAGAGGGATCACCTGCTGAGGAGCGCACCTGACACACAAG TGGACCTTCCTGAAGCAGAGAAGCTGGCCCTCAGTCTGTGTTGCCACAAAGATCGACCATCCATTTGGAAGACCATTTACTTTGAGTGCCTTAGTAGTGGAAAGCACTTCCTCGAGCAGGTCTTG GTCACTGCACTCGACCTAATTAAACATGAGGAGTTTGCTCAGCTGAGAGACTTACTGAAGTTGGAGTTTCAGCCTCTGTCCCGTCTGCTGTTGCTCCTGGGATGGACTCAGTGTCGCAGCCTCAGCTCGGCTCAAACGCTGCTCAGCATCCTGCACAGAGAGCAG GCAGCGGCCAGTGACTCTGTTCTGCAGGACTTTGCCAATCTTCTGTCCTCTCAGCTTGGAATACTTGAAtggtgtaaaaacaacaatac AGGGATTTCCATGGAGGCATTGCTGGCACAGCTTCACACTCTGGACAATCACTCTGCTCTCTACATTCTGCATTCCCTGACTCCTTTGGCTCAGTTTGAAGAGCGCAGGATACTAgatctgctgcagcagctgccaaaTTCACCAGGAACAG ACACTGAGGCCGCCCGTCCTCTCAGTCCCACCGTGCAGAGGAACATAGTTTTGTTCCAGGGGTTCTGTGCCATGAAGTACGCCATCTACGCTCTCTGTGTGAATGCACATAAATACTCAAACTGCACCGAGTGCGAGTCCATGCAGCAGCGGCAACATCACCAGCCCAGTGAAGCAGAAATGGACCAAAACCAAACCTCAACTTCCTCAGATG GTTGCCATTCGCTGTTCCAGCATTACCTGTCAGAGTGTCAACTCTACCTGCAGGCTGTGCCTGCCATGTTCCGCCTGGAGCTCCTGGAGAacatcttctccctcctctttgtATCCACCACTGACTTTGCCCAGCAGAtccaaaaagacacaaactcGAACCTGACCACGGGCGGCGGTGCCACGATGTCAGAATGTGCGTCAGATACAGCAAACACAAATGTTGAACTCGGAACCAAAGCAAAGACAGATGAGACTGAGCACAGTAGGACAGAGGATCAGAAGCAGCGTTCAAGTTCAACAACAGCAGCCCATCGTAGCCATCACCTGGACCTGGGGCACTTTATCCAGGGCTGCAGGGGGTTTCTGGTCAATGTGACGACCATGGAGGGTTTTTTGAAGCTGCTGAAAGAAGAGTTGGACGGTATGTCTGTGGTGGGCCAGCAGGAGGGACAGGAGGCCGGGAGAGCGCTACCTCCAGAGGCTGAGGTGGCGGAAAACATCGGCTGCTCTGTGACGGCTGAGACATTCGGGGCTCGCCTGCAGAGGTTGTCCAAACGCAACGCAGAGGCCCAGTGGAGGCTGCAGATCATCACCAGCAATCAGGGCGGTGGAAGCG GTTCAGAGAGTCCTCGTCCGATGTCAGCGGTCAACTATCCCGTCACTATTCTGGGGCACAGCAAGAGCTCAAGCctgaggagaaggaagagaccAGGGAGACCCGCTATGGACAGACAAACCTCCATGGAGAAACACAAAGGAGAAGTTAGCACGAGCGCATCAG ATGGTGGAGGAGTGACAGCAGCAAGTAGCGTGGAAATGGAGGTGTGTCCGTGCGGAGGTCCCCACAGCTGGCTCGTCCCCGCCATGCTGTCCTCTCCTGAGTCTCTGCTCATGTCCTGCATCCGCCGAGGGAACTTCATGGAGGCACATCAG GTATCTCTGGTGTTTGATCTTGGGGCGTCTGCCTGTTGCGGCGAGCTGGTGTTCATGGAGCGCTACAAAGAAGTCCTGGTGGAGTTGGGACAGGTGGAGCAGAAGATGGAGAGCCAGTCAATGTCTTCGTCCTCATCGTCCTCAGAGGGTCTGGTGACGGCGGCTGTGTCGGGTGCAGGGAGGACTCGGCTGGGGAGCAGTGGTCGATCGACCCTGCAGGCCATCGGGAGTGCGGCTGCTGCAG GTGTGGCTTTCTACTCCATCTCAGACATAGCAGACCGGCTCCTCAGCACCCCTGCTCACCCGATGCCTTCGCTGGAGGAAGACTACTGGCTGAGCCGCTGTGCTTCAGACCCCTCCGGCCTCATTTACACGCTGTTGGAGGAGCTCAGCCCAGCAGCCATGGCTGCCTTTGACCTGGCCTGCTGCCACTGTCAGCTCTGGAAGACGTCCCGACAGCTGCTGGACACAGCAGAGCGCCGACTCAACAGCAGCCTGGAGGCTCGAG GAGTCAGAGCTGACCCAAAGGTTCCACATTCGGAGGGGATCTGTGGATTTCCCATGATATTACAACAGATCAACAAGATCCTGAATCATTCTACGACCAATAAAGGCTCTGCCAAAACAG AAGCCGTTGGGGAAGACCAAGTGTTTGCCAGCCCATTTGGTTGCTGTATCCAGGAAGTGCTCCTGTGTTGCCACCCATCACTGAGCGAGGAATGCATCGCTGCTCGGCTCGGTCTAGCACAACGTTTGGAGAGCCCCCTGCACATCCTGAGCACTGCCACAGATGGCACAG AGGGCAGCGTGGGCAGCGCTCTTCTAGCGCTGTTGGTTGAGCAGGCCAGTCTGAAGCAGCCTGAGCTGGACGCTCACCCCGTGCGCTCCAGCATGAAGCAGCTGCTTCGTTCTCTGGACCAGCTTTGTCCCTTTGAGCCAGACAGAGATCTCGTCAGACCGGATTATGTGCGCAGTTTCCTTGACTACATCAACACACTAGTGTCAGTGTTAGTGCGCAGCCTGGGTTCAGAAG ACCAGAGCAGTGAAGTGAAGCTTGGGAATCCACTGCTGGTGTTGCTTCAGGCCCCATTTCAGCTTCTCTCCCACCTGCTATTTGACAGACAGGTTTCTCCTGACAA AGTTCTGTCATTGCTGCAGCAGGAAGAACTGCGACTGAGCGTCCAGCAGGTGATTGTCCGGCGATGCTGTGAGTCTCTGCCCGTGTGGACGTCCTGTCCAGGTGAGGCAAGAGACTCCAGTCAGACCAAGAAAGATGACGGAGTGTTCGGTGTCGCCAGTTTGTCTGTCCTGCTCCAGCAGCACGCTCAGGAGCATATGCCAACTCTGGCAATCGCAGAGCCTCAATCTGATGCGAGCTCCGATTCGGAGAGCTCGGTGGAAGACCACTCAGCGACACCGACCaacctctccacctcccccaccAACCTCTCCACATCGCCACCGTCTcattcatcctcctcttcctctttaaaCTCTTTCCTCCTCACACCATCAGCTTTGTCCTTTCTAAAGGCTCGCTCCCCTTTACTCGCCACACTGGCATGTCTGAGCGCCTGCAAAGGAGAAGCTGCACGGACACAATCCTCCGGATGGTCCGGCTATTTTCGTAGCGGCCGTAAAGAGGTCGTCCTAGACGGAGAGCAGATTTCTCGTGAGGCAGATAACCTCCTGAAGGAGTTCCCTATTCTCCGGGCTTACCTGCACACCATGGTTGAACCAGTGCTGGGCACCCTGTTAAGCGAGGGCGAGGAAGGCTCTGCTGGACTAGGGGCGGTTGTTTGTGGGAAACCCCTCGTCAGTCTCCTGCTGTCAGGGCCTCAAGAAGAAGTCGCCCAGGCTGTGGCTGCTGAGGCTTTCCAGAAGGCTCTTACCTCTGGAGACCTGGGCCGAGCCCTCAGCTTGCTGGAGCTGTATGGGCAAGGCTGCAGCCAGGAGGGGGCGCTGAGAGACCGCCTGCTTGCCTGCGCTGCCTTAGAAG ATGGAGGTGAAGGTATCGGTCAGCTGTTCCGCGTGCAGGACGCTAACCTGCGAGCTCATGTTGCTCTCCAGGCTCTGGAGCGCTGGCCTCTGTCAGCCTGCCTGGAGCTACTCGAGTTCTGCCTCAATGACCCGAGCACAGAAGCCTCACTGAGGACAGACTTGGatctgaagaaaaaagaactgGACCTCTACCGCTGG ATGTTGACTTTACATCCTCCGTTACCCTGGTCCACATGGCAAGAGCTGAGGACCGAGTCTAAGACAAACTCTGAGTCCATGCTGTCCATGATGCTGGAAGCGAAG GAGTTCGCTCTGTGTGCACAGTGGGTTGAGCTCTATCCTGTATCCGACCAGCTGAGGCTGCAGCTGAAGACTGAGCATCTGCTTCACCTGCTGGAGAAGGGACAGACAGATGAGGCTTTCGAG ttACTCGAGGGCCTCTCAGATTTTGCAGTCGGCCTCGACGTTTGTGAGCGCGCCCTGGACCGCCGACCTGGATTGGCCGCCTGTCACTTCCTGGCCGACTACCTCACCCTGCATTTCCAGAGGCAGGTGTCTCCGGCCCGACGGCGACACATCCACGCCCTCCATCTGGGCTCTAAG GTGTTGCTGACTCTGCCCGCAGCTTCCAGGCAGGACTATTTCCCCCTGCTGTCAGAGCCCCTGCTGATGCTCGAGCAGCTGCTGATGAACCTGAAGGTGGACTGGGCAGACGTGGGTGTTCGAACCCTGCGGAGCCTCCTGGTCGGTCAGGAGGCCGGCTTCAGCGCCGAAGACACCGATAAGCTTCTGGCAGACTACGCCTGCAAGGCCCTCGACTTCTCCTGCGCCCCCAGAGAGAGGTCCCGATCCG ACTCTGTAATCAGCCTCCAGGACACGCTGCTGCAGTGTCCCGCTCAGGACAGCTACTCCGTATTGTCGAGTCGAATTGATTCTCCAACATCCTCTGCAG GCAGCACCCCAACGCGCACACGCTCCTCAAGTAgcacagacagggagagagatcGAAGCTCAGCAGGGAGAAAACGCCGCTCGTCTGCCAAGTTCCAGCCTCCAGACCAACCCCCGGCCCGCAAAGACTGGGTCCCTGACACCCAGCAGCATGTGTGCATGGTCTGCCAGCGTGAGAGGTTCACCATG TTCAACAGACGGCATCACTGTCGGAGATGTGGACGCCTGGTTTGTAATGCGTGTTCAGAGCACAAGATGCTTGTAGAGGGCTGCCCAGGAGAGGAAGTCCGAGTCTGTGACCAGTGTTACGCCTATTTTCACCCTGA TTCTGACGATGAACTGGAACCAGCTGAAGGTAAATTAG TGGCTGGAAGCCCCGTGGTCACAGAAGAAGCTCTGGACGGGATGCTGCATCTGCCTGAAGTGGTCCAAAGGCCGATCCAACTCAGCACGAATCCTGCAGAGAATCAGCTGCTTAGGAGCGAGTTCTATTACGAACAG GCTCCCAGTGCGTTCCTCTGCGTGGCCATCTTGTCTCTGCACAGTGACCAGACAGCCTGCGGTCATCAGCTCATCAGCCACTGCCGCTCTCTGTCACGTAAGCTGACCAATCCAGAGGTGGACGCCTGCCTCCTCACTGACATCATGCGGCGGCTGCTGTTCAGCGCCAAGCTGATGTTTGTGAAAGTTGGCCGTAGCCAGGATCTCGCCTTATGTGACAG TTACATCAGCAAAGTCGACGTGCTTAAAATTCTCGTGTCGGCCAACTACAAGTATATTCCCTCTCTGGATGACATTCTGGAGACTTCCGCTGTCACGCGTCTCCGTAACCAGCTGTTGGAAGCAGAGCACTACCAGCTAGCAGTGGAG GTGTCTACTAAGAGTGGCCTGGACCCTGGTGGAGTGTGGCAGGCATGGGGGATGGCGTCTCTCAAGGCGGGGAACCTTTCAGGGGCGAGGGAGAAGTTCGCCCGCTGCCTGAAGGCTCCAGTGGACCGCAATCATCTCAACATGGGACCTTTACTGCTGCAGGAGGTCGTCCAGAACCTGGAGACGTACGTACACTTCACTGTGGCCACG TCTTTTGAAGAGGACATCTTGGCGTCCCTGCGTGAGCTGGAGGACGTCCTGTGCGAGGCCGGTCCTGTGGATCGACCCGAGGGTCAGACGCAGACCAGCAGCCTCCACCAGGAGTGTCTCTTCTATCTGAACACATACGGCACTCACCTGGCTCTGATCAGCTTTTACATGCGTCACGACTGCATGACAGAGGCGTTAACGTACCTGCTCAACAAG GACTGCCCGGACGAGGTGTTTCTGGAGGGCGTGTTGCAGCCCAGTCTGGAGCGGGGGTGTCTTGGCACACTGCAGGTGATACTGGAAAAACTTGACCCTGGCCTGGAATCATGCAGCCGCTACCTCATCGCCTCCTGTCAGTTCCTGCAGAGGCGGGGATACTACCACACTCTCTACCAGCTTCAGCAGTTCATGATG GATCATGTGCGCGCGGCCATGACCTGCATCCGATTCTTCACACATGGAGCCAGTTCGTACCTGCAGCTGGGAGATCAGCAG AGCTGGTTGGTCAAAGCCAAAGAGCACCTGAGGACATACCTACAGGAGCAGCAGGGTCGGGGCGGCGGGAGGAGGAAGTCTCAAGTCAACTCATTCAGGAAGATGATGTCGTCCAATGACGTGTCCAG GCACATGAACACCATTGAGCTTCAGCTGGAGGTGACTCGTTTCCTGTCCCGCTGTGAGAACGCAGCCTCCTCCAAGACCCCACAGACCAGTACGCCTTCCTCCAAGTCCACTGGAACCAGCTCACTACCTACACTGTTTGGAGGAAGTCCCATGAAAGTTGAGGTTGCCTGCAAG gTGATGCTTGGAGGAAAAAACATAGAAGAGGGTTTTGGCATTGCATACAGAGTCATACAG GACTTCCAGCTTCAGGCCCAGGCGGTCTACGTGCGGGCCGGCCAGAGGCTCGTCCGACAGCGGCAGCACAAAGCCGTACGTCAGCTGCTCAAGTGTGTCGGCGAGTCGGGCACCGCCACCAAAAACGACTGCGACGCCCTCATCCTCAGCTGCGTCTCCATCGCAGATAAGGGGCCAGCTGAT GCTAAAGAGCTGGAAAGTCTCATTCTGGAGATCAAGAGCACAGAAAGCAAG atcAAAGCCTACCTGCTGTGCAGTAAACTGCGGCCGGCGTACCTGCAGGCGGTGAAGCtggagccgagccgagccggcCCGTTGGTCCAGGACGTCCTTCAGGCCGCCGAGGGAACGCAGGACTCTGTGATGCAGAATATCTGTCGCCAGTGGCTTTCCGAACACCACAACAAGTCATCTCAGCAGCGCCAGGGCCGACCCAACGCCAGGTAA